A genome region from Gossypium hirsutum isolate 1008001.06 chromosome A04, Gossypium_hirsutum_v2.1, whole genome shotgun sequence includes the following:
- the LOC107934881 gene encoding UDP-glycosyltransferase 89A2, whose amino-acid sequence MSAAANATATATASHPHILVFPYPAQGHMLPLLDLTHQLALRGLTITILVTPKNLPFLSPLLSSHPSSITPLVFPFPSHPLIPQGVEHVKDLGNSGNLPVMAALGKLHDPLLNWFNSQSNPPVAIISDFFLGWTQRLATQLQIPRLTFFASGAFVVSLSDYMWSNIEKLKSLSEIKLSHLPGSPVFKPENFPSLFKHYKQSDPDCEFVKDGILANTKSWGCVLNSFDGLETEYIQWLKTYVGHNRVYSVGPVSLIGNRGDSDPSSGSDRVMTWLDQCPDGSVVYVCFGSQKLLSKEQVEALAKGLEKSGTRFVWVVKPGTNNGFGDVPDGFEERVSGQGLVIKEWAPQVLILNHKAVGGFLSHCGWNSVLEGIVGGVMILAWPMEADQFVNAKLLVDEIGVGVRVCEGADTVPNSDELGRAVAEAMTEGGGMKTKAKDLKQKALAAVSHGESSMKDLDRIVEELGQLRG is encoded by the coding sequence ATGTCCGCCGCCGCCAACGCCACCGCCACCGCCACCGCCAGTCACCCTCACATCTTAGTGTTCCCATACCCAGCACAAGGCCACATGCTTCCCCTCCTAGACCTCACCCACCAACTTGCCCTTAGAGGCCTAACCATCACCATCTTAGTCACCCCTAAAAACCTCCCTTTCCTTTCACCTCTCCTCTCTTCTCACCCTTCTTCCATTACACCCCTCGTCTTCCCTTTCCCTTCTCACCCTCTCATCCCACAAGGCGTTGAACATGTTAAAGACCTTGGCAACAGTGGGAACCTCCCTGTAATGGCCGCTTTAGGCAAGCTTCATGACCCTTTACTCAACTGGTTCAACTCTCAGAGTAATCCACCAGTTGCCATCATTTCCGATTTCTTCCTCGGTTGGACTCAACGACTCGCGACTCAGTTACAAATACCCAGACTCACTTTCTTCGCTTCAGGTGCTTTTGTGGTCTCTCTATCTGATTATATGTGGTCCAACATTGAAAAACTGAAGTCTTTGAGTGAAATAAAGCTTAGCCATTTGCCTGGTTCACCTGTTTTCAAGCCAGAAAATTTCCCATCCTTGTTTAAACACTATAAACAATCAGATCCTGATTGCGAGTTTGTTAAGGATGGGATTTTAGCAAATACAAAGAGTTGGGGTTGTGTTTTGAATTCATTTGATGGTTTGGAAACCGAATATATTCAATGGTTGAAGACATATGTAGGTCATAATCGTGTTTATAGTGTTGGACCTGTGAGTTTGATAGGCAATCGGGGAGATTCGGATCCGAGTTCGGGTTCGGACCGGGTCATGACTTGGCTTGATCAATGCCCTGATGGTTCCGTTGTTTATGTTTGTTTTGGGAGTCAAAAGCTTTTGAGCAAAGAACAAGTGGAAGCTTTAGCTAAAGGGCTTGAAAAGAGTGGCACACGTTTTGTTTGGGTGGTGAAACCGGGTACGAACAATGGGTTCGGAGATGTACCCGATGGGTTCGAGGAACGGGTTTCGGGTCAGGGTTTGGTTATAAAAGAATGGGCACCACAGGTGTTGATATTGAACCATAAGGCAGTGGGTGGGTTTTTGAGTCATTGTGGGTGGAACTCAGTTTTGGAAGGGATAGTGGGTGGAGTTATGATATTGGCTTGGCCTATGGAGGCTGACCAATTTGTGAATGCTAAGCTTTTGGTTGATGAAATAGGTGTGGGTGTTAGGGTGTGTGAGGGTGCTGACACGGTTCCTAACTCGGATGAATTGGGTCGAGCCGTTGCTGAGGCAATGACCGAGGGTGGAGGAATGAAGACCAAGGCTAAAGATCTCAAACAAAAAGCTTTGGCAGCAGTGAGTCATGGGGAAAGCTCCATGAAAGATTTGGATAGAATTGTGGAAGAATTGGGTCAACTTAGAGGGTGA
- the LOC107898743 gene encoding pentatricopeptide repeat-containing protein At1g77360, mitochondrial, protein METIAENHSTKLPRKPENQLRSIPNNLQPQRFPTHHDAPDISPTVRILCDLLTRVSPHDIESALSSTGIIPTSDDIQQVLGFSYNQPLSAIKFFRWAGCFVKPSAYAWNLIVDLLGKNQSFEPMWDAMRSMKQEGFLSTTTFGSVFSSYCIAHRFSEATMSFDVMDRYGVEQDVVAVNSLLSAICHEDNQMSVAIEFFDKIKMKIPPDGDTFAILLEGWEKEGNLAKAKNTFGEMVVRVGWSPNHISAYDAFLTTLVCGSQVDEALKFLQVMKKNDCLPGLKFFSNTLDILVKQNDSAQIIPFWDTMVGGGLLPNLIMYNALISVLCNNDNVHDAFRFLDEMAFHGAFPDSLTYNMIFHCLVRNKMVREVGKFFVEMTKNEWPPTSSNYAAAIKMLLENDDPEMAINMWNHMVENHVLTLDESANELLIGLCNLGRLVEVKRFVETMLDRRISIYDSTMEKLKNPFYKKGRSFRDKYDSLSREWKAMKMS, encoded by the coding sequence ATGGAAACCATAGCTGAAAACCATAGCACTAAACTCCCAAGAAAACCCGAAAACCAACTACGGTCGATCCCGAACAATCTTCAACCCCAGCGTTTCCCCACACACCATGATGCACCCGATATTTCTCCAACAGTTCGAATCCTTTGCGACCTCCTTACCCGAGTCTCTCCACATGATATTGAATCTGCGCTTTCTTCCACTGGGATTATCCCTACTTCCGATGACATCCAACAAGTCCTTGGTTTTTCTTACAATCAGCCGTTGTCTGCCATCAAGTTCTTTAGGTGGGCCGGGTGCTTCGTCAAGCCCTCTGCTTATGCGTGGAATCTTATAGTCGATTTGCTTGGGAAGAATCAAAGCTTTGAACCGATGTGGGATGCTATGCGCTCCATGAAGCAAGAGGGTTTTCTTTCAACTACAACGTTCGGCTCTGTCTTCAGCAGCTATTGTATTGCGCATCGGTTTAGTGAGGCTACCATGAGTTTTGATGTCATGGATAGATACGGTGTAGAACAAGATGTTGTTGCAGTCAATTCACTTCTTAGTGCAATTTGCCATGAGGACAATCAGATGTCGGTTGCTATAGAGTTTTTTGATAAGATCAAGATGAAGATCCCACCTGATGGGGATACTTTTGCCATTTTGCTTGAAGGGTGGGAGAAAGAAGGCAATTTGGCTAAGGCCAAGAACACGTTTGGCGAGATGGTAGTCAGAGTAGGATGGAGTCCGAATCACATTTCTGCTTACGATGCCTTTTTGACCACGCTTGTTTGTGGCTCTCAAGTCGATGAAGCTCTCAAATTTTTGCAAGTTATGAAGAAGAATGACTGCTTACCAGGTTTGAAATTTTTCTCTAACACTCTCGATATTCTCGTCAAGCAAAATGACTCAGCCCAAATAATTCCATTTTGGGATACAATGGTGGGTGGTGGGCTGTTGCCCAATTTGATTATGTACAATGCATTGATCAGTGTGTTATGCAACAACGATAACGTGCATGATGCTTTCCGGTTCCTCGATGAGATGGCATTCCACGGAGCTTTCCCCGATTCTTTGACTTACAACATGATTTTCCATTGCTTGGTGAGGAAtaagatggttcgcgaggtggggaaGTTCTTTGTCGAGATGACCAAGAACGAGTGGCCTCCTACAAGTTCTAATTATGCCGCGGCTATTAAGATGTTGTTGGAGAACGATGACCCCGAAATGGCAATTAATATGTGGAATCACATGGTTGAGAATCATGTCTTAACGCTCGATGAAAGTGCTAATGAGTTACTCATTGGGCTTTGCAACTTAGGTAGGTTAGTAGAAGTGAAAAGATTTGTCGAAACAATGCTCGATAGAAGAATTAGCATATACGATTCGACGATGGAGAAATTAAAGAACCCTTTTTACAAAAAGGGTAGAAGTTTTAGAGATAAATATGATAGTCTTTCAAGGGAATGGAAAGCTATGAAGATGTCATGA